The Rhopalosiphum maidis isolate BTI-1 chromosome 1, ASM367621v3, whole genome shotgun sequence genome has a segment encoding these proteins:
- the LOC113548694 gene encoding methyl-CpG-binding domain protein 2: MPRLKKRSLETKARISRMKRAEKRREQILILKTQAEEMEILCRGIRSEGALVPPIRQTASIFKQPVTVHKNQEGKVKADFKHGRQEKPRQVFWEKRLEGIRASEKDGYELGTRWTGLLRPAGPHVSDDTLLQSVATALHVCAMPVTGQPPMRSHYDKEIVYRIPDQPLVQEVSVTVEDIKSQEERVIAARKRLQEIMVKIK, encoded by the exons ATGCCCCGGCTGAAGAAGAGATCATTGGAAACCAAAGCTAGGATATCGCGAATGAAACGAGCCGAAAAGCGAAGAgaacaaattttgattttaaaaacacaagcCGAAGAAATGGAAATTTTATG tcGTGGCATAAGAAGTGAAGGAGCTCTTGTACCACCTATCAGACAAACAgcatcaatatttaaacaaccAGTTACTGTTCATAAGAACCAGGAAGGAAAAGTCAAAGCAGACTTCAAACACGGAAGACAAGAAAAACCTAGACAA GTATTTTGGGAGAAAAGACTTGAAGGTATTCGAGCGTCAGAAAAAGATGGTTATGAATTAGGTACCAGGTGGACTGGTCTATTGCGACCAGCTGGTCCTCATGTTAGTGACGATACTCTATTGCAGAGTGTAGCTACTGCTTTACATGTATGCGCTATGCCAGTGACTGGACAACCTCCGATGCGATCTCATTATGATAAAGAAATTGTGTATCGGATTCCAGATCAACCACTTGTCCAG gaagTGAGTGTAACCGTTGAAGACATCAAAAGTCAAGAAGAACGTGTAATAGCAGCCAGAAAACGACTTCAAGAAATAAtggtaaaaatcaaataa
- the LOC113560885 gene encoding TBC domain-containing protein kinase-like protein, translating into MTCNCVDAPVPPLFGVQTLFAAQHTSESCGANGLPLTPNSITILGNAQKLKTLNHPNLVSHLDFIRKQHGRIILVSQYFNRSLWTESKNYSLLLPLEKVLSWTHKVLSALTYLNDNGLVHRFLTPQYILLDEEDNVKLFNYGIYYMTNSGKNITFPIGKLKYTAPEVLVLDRASNKSGPKTDSWSLGIIVLELLLGAQLWPTLKLSQIIRKMLSLTHCTDVVMRLAREMGRLTMYQSLPTELKDFLSKCICMDATKRMCPKELYDHKIFSLYEYSKILTNKCYSCKHPLRQMKLNQVYYLWKLAGGDVEWALKKKGLLRNESSILLLPRLIILEGTLYGNTRNQSCLLDLQIIELSLDLLVNRLQHLKITDYDPLIDQIKECDDTTDKLPLVIREKDTEYQFHRIVLFDRLLSSYPFKLDKLLTEAKKDIPPYFRGEIWACLLNVCGDTENIYLSIDKETAGVTDRQIEVDIPRCHQYNDLLSSSVAHKKLKRVLKAWLVSHPKYVYWQGLDSLCAPFVYLNFCKEHVAYACLTAFVKKYLNDVFLRDNSAVIREYLIKLFHLIAFHDPQLANHLDDKGFIPDLFAIPWFLTMFSHVFPMHKIFHLWDKLLLGDSSYPLFVGLSILTQLRSTLLNSGFNECILLFSDLPEVDIEKCVLESSKFSDVTPRSITFRKHEFRTETREHDPCLIYEILQNEFSPRISIYDLQELKRSSHKFLVVDSRAQECYIEKSIPGSLNIPVKEEDFVDENFDLEPSPELSALVNNRGSVLIVVDNVYELNKVNKFCRFLVKKEYPKVCSLHGGIEVLETFNILVPAILF; encoded by the coding sequence atgACTTGCAACTGTGTGGATGCTCCTGTTCCTCCATTGTTTGGCGTTCAAACTCTATTTGCTGCTCAACATACTTCAGAGTCTTGTGGTGCTAATGGTTTACCATTAACTCCTAATTCTATTACAATTTTAGGAAATGCTCAAAAATTAAAGACTTTAAATCATCCAAATTTAGTGTCACATTTGGATTTTATTCGGAAACAGCATGGACGCATCATTTTGGTCTCTCAATATTTCAATCGATCTCTATGGACTGAATCAAAAaactattcattattattaccgttGGAAAAAGTACTAAGTTGGACTCATAAGGTTTTGTCCGCCTTgacttatttaaatgataatggtTTAGTACATCGATTTTTAACTcctcaatacatattattagatgAGGAAGATaatgttaaactatttaattatggaatttattatatgacaaatagtggtaaaaatattacttttcctATTGGCAAACTTAAATACACTGCACCTGAAGTATTAGTCCTCGACAGAGCTTCAAATAAATCCGGCCCTAAAACAGATTCTTGGTCATTgggtattattgttttagaacTGTTGTTGGGAGCTCAACTTTGGCCAACACTCAAGCTTAGTCAGATAATTCGGAAAATGTTATCGTTAACACATTGTACAGATGTTGTGATGAGACTTGCCCGTGAAATGGGCCGTTTGACAATGTATCAGTCATTGCCTACTGAATTAAAAGACTTTCTCAGTAAATGCATTTGTATGGATGCTACTAAAAGAATGTGCCCAAAAGAGTTATATGATCATAAGATATTTTCTCTTTATGagtactcaaaaatattaacaaataaatgctATTCATGTAAACATCCATTGCGTCAAATGAAACTAAATCAAGTCTATTATTTGTGGAAATTAGCTGGTGGAGACGTTGAAtgggcattaaaaaaaaaaggcttaTTAAGAAATGAATCatctattttacttttaccTCGACTGATTATTCTTGAAGGAACATTATATGGTAATACACGTAACCAAAGTTGTTTATTAGACTTACAGATAATTGAGCTATCTTTAGACCTATTGGTAAATAGGCTTCAACATCTAAAAATAACAGATTATGATCCTTTAATTGATCAAATTAAAGAATGTGATGATACTACAGACAAGTTACCATTAGTCATTCGTGAAAAAGACACTGAATATCAGTTTCATCGAATAGTCTTGTTTGATCGTTTATTATCATCTTATCCTTTCAAATTGGACAAATTACTCACTGAAGCAAAGAAAGATATTCCACCATATTTCAGAGGAGAAATTTGGGCATGTTTGTTAAATGTTTGCGGAGATACAGAGAACATTTATTTGTCCATAGATAAAGAAACTGCTGGTGTAACAGATAGACAAATCGAAGTTGATATACCAAGATGCCATCAATACAATGATTTACTATCATCTTCAGTAGCTCATAAAAAGTTGAAAAGAGTTTTAAAAGCATGGCTTGTTAGTCAtcctaaatatgtttattggcAAGGATTAGATTCATTGTGTGCgccatttgtttatttaaacttttgcaAAGAACATGTAGCCTATGCATGTTTAACAGCatttgtgaaaaaatatttgaacgaTGTGTTTTTACGTGACAATTCTGCTGTAATTcgagaatatttaataaaattatttcatttaattgcaTTTCATGACCCACAACTTGCAAATCACTTGGATGACAAAGGTTTCATACCAGATTTATTTGCTATACCTTGGTTTTTAACTATGTTCTCGCATGTGTTTCCCATgcataaaatttttcatttatgggATAAACTCTTACTAGGTGATTCTTCATATCCATTGTTTGTAGGATTATCTATCCTCACTCAGTTACGCAGTACGTTATTAAATTCTGGTTTTAacgaatgtatattattgttttcggaTTTACCAGAAGTGGACATTGAGAAGTGCGTTTTAGAATCATCTAAGTTTAGTGACGTAACACCAAGGTCTATTACGTTTAGAAAACATGAGTTTAGAACTGAAACTCGAGAGCATGATCCATGTTTAATCTATGAAATATTGCAAAATGAATTTAGTCCTAGAATAAGCATTTATGATTTGCAAGAATTAAAAAGATCCAGCCATAAATTTTTGGTTGTAGACTCAAGAGCACAAGAATGTTACATAGAAAAGAGTATACCTGGTAGCTTAAATATTCCTGTTAAGGAAGAAGACTTTGTAGATgagaattttgatttagaacCTAGTCCAGAATTAAGTGCTCTAGTGAATAATAGAGGTAGTGTACTAATAGTGGTCGACaatgtttatgaattaaataaagttaataagttttgtagatttttggtgaaaaaagaATATCCAAAAGTATGCAGTTTACATGGAGGTATAGAGGTATtagaaacttttaatattttggtacCAGCTATACTATTTTGA